The Oscillospiraceae bacterium genome contains the following window.
TTACACAGAGGGGCATGCGACAAAAGGCGGGTGAGCATAGACATTGGCTCCCTACGTTAAGCGGGGGCGTTTTTGCGATTGGCGGCACCGATGATGTAGAGGACGCCCAGGGGGATGCCCCAGATGTAGGAGTCGGCAAAATGGTACGAAAGCAATAGATAGCCTAGTAGGTCAAAGCCCGCAGTCAAGATTAGTATGGCGATGCCGCAGCCAAGTATCAAAGGTGCTTTCGATTTATCGTTTGCCATGACGATGCCGGCGATGCCCATACCGAGGATGGCAGTCATGGCGATGAGGATAACGATATCGGCGGCAGTATAGTTGTGTGTGATGTAATGGCCGACACGATGATATGACTCAAAATGGCTTAACGCATCGATTATGCCAATAGCGCTGAAAATGGTTGCCAAAATACCGACGACGCGAATCATTGTCTGTCCGGCGGGTTTCTTGGGCTTTTGGTATACGGGGTATGTCGGTATGTTTGGATAGGATTGCGGCGGTTTGTTTTGGCATGAACAGGGGGCGTTGTTGATGCGTTGTTGGCCGCATTGTCCGCAGAATGGCATGTGAGGTCCTCCCTTTTGTGTTTTTAGTAAGTAGGGTCGGCACGGCGGAATCACCAAATTCTATAATGAAAGGGCGTGCAGCAGCAAATCGTCCTTATGTTGCAATAATAACAAATTCGCAAATACTTGTCAATTGTGGGGCATTTGAATTTTTTGTCGAGATGGTGTATACTATGATAGTGCAAGATTGAGAATGCAGAATGCAGAGTTAAAGGAAGTGCTTTCATGTCCCTTGAAACGATAGAGAGATCCACTGAAGAAATATCTGAGCAATCGCCGGTTGAGCCACCGAAAGATTATCGTTCCAAGCCGGTGAAACGCAAGCGCGGGTGGCGGCCATCGGGGAGAAGTGACGGGCGGCGCATTCGCACGCATCCGCCGTTAAACAATTTGATTCCGTACATTATGAAGCGCCGCGCTGAGTCAAGCAACTATTACATGGCCGAAGTTGACTGTTTGGCGGCTGAGAAGTATATTCGACAAAAGCGCGTTGAGGGGCTGAAAGGCTTTGGTATGCTGCACTTTTTTATTGCGGCGTATGTGCGTGTTGTCAGCCAACGGCCGGGGATTAACCGTTTTATTTCGGGGCAGCGGTTGTACGCTCGGCATGGCATTGAGGTGGCGTTGACGGTTAAGAAAGACTATACCATTGAATCGCCCGAGACAGTCATCAAGGTAGTGTTTACGCCGCATGATACGGCTGAGGACGTGTTTCATAAAATTCAACATGAGCTGAAAGTTGGATTGGAAGAGGGTGATTCGACGCGTACCGATGCGGCGGCGCGTAGCTTTGCACTGATTCCGGGGATGTTTTTGCGTTTTACCATTAAAATGTTGGAAGCGTTGGATTACTATGGATTGTTACCACGATCATTGACGTATACCAGCCCGTTCCATGGCAGCATGTTTGTGGCTGATTTGGGCAGTATTGTTTTGCCGCCCCTACATCACCACTTATATCATTTTGGCAATGTGCCGCTGTTTTTAGTCATTGGCGGTAAGAAAAAAGTGCAAGAAATCGATAAAAACGGTGAGGTTAAAGAGAAGAAAGTGCTGCCGTTTGCGCTGACGTTGGATGAGCGCATTACTGACGGGTTTTATTTTGCGGGAGTGCAGCGCGTGGTGTTTGACATTTTTAAGAATCCGGAGCAGTTGGATTTGCCGCCTGAGACGGTGGTGGAGGATATATTGTAATGCAACGGGTGATAGCGTTGGGTTTTTTTGACGGCGTGCATATCGGGCACGCGGCGTTACTGCGGAAAACGACACAATGTGCCGCCGCGTTGGGGGTAGTTGCAGCGGCGCTGACGTTTGATGTGCCGCCGAGCCGTGTGATTGGTGGCACGCTATTGCCGCTATTGACCACGCCGGAACAGCGGGCGGCACTGATGCATGAAAATTTTGGCATTGAGGATTGTATTGTTTTGCCGTTTGATGAGGCATTGATGAATATGCCGCATGAAGTGTTTGTGGCACAAGTGTTGCAAGAGAAATACAGTGCAGTCGGCGTAGTGGCGGGCCGTGATTACCGTTATGGGCGCAGTGGGAAAGGCAATGTGGAAACGTTGGCGCAGCAATGCGCCGAATTGGGTATGACGTGCGATATAGTTGAGCAAGTGCGCGTTGACGGCGAAATTATTAGCGCGACGGCCATTCGCGCGCTGTTGGCAAAGGGTGATGTAGCACGTGCTAACGAGTTTTTTGGGCGGCCATATACGTTGTGTTTGCCCGTGCAGCGCGGGCGTGGGTTGGGGCGACAGTTGGGATTTCCGACGGCCAATATGATTTTGCCCGAAGATTGGCAGCAACCGGCGTTGGGTGTCTATCGTTCGCAAGTGGAGTTGGACGGTAAAGTGTTTGCCTCGGTGACGAATATTGGGCGGCGGCCGACGGTGGAGAGCGACAGCCCCCCGTCAACGCTTGCGGCCACCCAATTTCAAAAGGGGGCG
Protein-coding sequences here:
- the ribF gene encoding riboflavin biosynthesis protein RibF, which translates into the protein MQRVIALGFFDGVHIGHAALLRKTTQCAAALGVVAAALTFDVPPSRVIGGTLLPLLTTPEQRAALMHENFGIEDCIVLPFDEALMNMPHEVFVAQVLQEKYSAVGVVAGRDYRYGRSGKGNVETLAQQCAELGMTCDIVEQVRVDGEIISATAIRALLAKGDVARANEFFGRPYTLCLPVQRGRGLGRQLGFPTANMILPEDWQQPALGVYRSQVELDGKVFASVTNIGRRPTVESDSPPSTLAATQFQKGAGDIVVETHLIGFNGDLYEQTLCVALLSFMRPERKFESLDALKTQMAMDRSYVEGRANARGCR